In Kitasatospora sp. NA04385, a single genomic region encodes these proteins:
- a CDS encoding GNAT family N-acetyltransferase: METLRLAGPRLTLREYRHTPEEVAALHAVHGDPETVRHLPFGVRDFEDCADQVELYLEAAEEQPRTHYRLAVDDPAGEPVGQAALTREGGHAAELGCVLRRDTWGRGYAAEVTALLCVLGFERLGLHRLAARCDPGQTASVRVLTRAGFRHEGRIRAESRRDGAWHDALQYSLLAPEWDGPPWRRGPEGGRLQGRTGG, from the coding sequence ATGGAGACCCTCCGGCTGGCCGGCCCCCGGCTCACCCTGCGGGAGTACCGGCACACCCCGGAGGAGGTGGCCGCGCTGCACGCCGTGCACGGCGACCCCGAGACGGTCCGCCACCTGCCGTTCGGCGTCCGGGACTTCGAGGACTGCGCCGACCAGGTCGAGCTGTACCTCGAAGCGGCCGAGGAGCAGCCCCGGACGCACTACCGGCTCGCCGTCGACGACCCGGCGGGGGAGCCGGTCGGCCAGGCCGCGCTCACCCGGGAGGGCGGGCACGCCGCCGAACTCGGCTGCGTCCTGCGCCGCGACACCTGGGGCCGCGGCTACGCCGCCGAGGTCACCGCGCTGCTGTGCGTGCTCGGCTTCGAACGCCTCGGCCTGCACCGGCTGGCCGCCCGTTGCGACCCCGGACAGACCGCCTCGGTCCGGGTGCTGACCCGGGCGGGCTTCCGCCACGAGGGCCGGATCCGGGCCGAGTCCCGCCGGGACGGCGCCTGGCACGACGCGCTCCAGTACTCGCTGCTCGCCCCCGAGTGGGACGGCCCGCCCTGGCGCCGGGGGCCGGAGGGCGGCCGGCTCCAGGGGCGGACCGGGGGTTAA